In one Actinomyces trachealis genomic region, the following are encoded:
- a CDS encoding UDP-N-acetylmuramate dehydrogenase, with protein sequence MTQPPSQQSAVLPEVSGILPVDVDAAACEIPLTHGPADPTTWPTAVESLARPLGTSPAPTTLAELTTLRVGGPVREYLEVSTEAELIDAVRAADADGIPLLVIGGGSNILASDSGFAGLVVRDARTDVRLLSDDRCGGVEVQATAGTTWDDLVREAVVSQWGGFAPLSGIPGTVGAAPVQNIGAYGAEVAELIASVRAWDRAFGKTVHLPLSELALSYRDSALKRSLTDAAVGGGRTWGPTGRWVVLQVVFTVRQATLSAPVAYKQLAQALGVKLGERAPMREVREAVLALRSSKGMVLDAADYDTWSAGSFFTNPILAASEAEALPAEAPRFPVADYSRATSAGGVPVLEGLVKTSAAWLIDHAGFGKGWAVGGGTDGDAGRGAAGGAVAPAASLSTKHVLALTNRGGATAADLIALRDAVVSGVRERYGVTLVPEPVHVGW encoded by the coding sequence ATGACCCAGCCTCCCAGCCAGCAGTCGGCCGTCCTCCCTGAAGTCTCCGGCATCCTGCCGGTCGACGTCGACGCCGCCGCCTGCGAGATCCCATTGACCCACGGCCCCGCCGATCCCACCACCTGGCCCACCGCCGTCGAGTCCCTGGCCCGCCCACTTGGCACCAGCCCTGCCCCCACCACCCTGGCTGAACTCACCACTCTGCGCGTGGGCGGGCCTGTGCGTGAGTACCTGGAGGTCAGCACTGAGGCCGAGCTCATCGATGCCGTGCGTGCCGCTGACGCCGACGGCATCCCCCTGCTCGTCATCGGTGGTGGCTCCAATATTCTTGCCTCCGACTCCGGCTTTGCTGGACTGGTGGTCCGCGATGCCCGCACAGATGTACGCCTGCTGTCTGACGACCGTTGCGGCGGCGTCGAGGTGCAGGCCACCGCAGGCACCACTTGGGACGATCTGGTGCGTGAGGCTGTAGTCAGCCAGTGGGGCGGATTCGCTCCTCTGTCCGGCATCCCCGGCACCGTGGGGGCTGCTCCCGTGCAGAACATTGGGGCTTATGGTGCGGAGGTCGCCGAGCTGATCGCCTCCGTGCGCGCCTGGGATCGGGCATTTGGCAAGACCGTGCACCTGCCCCTGAGTGAACTGGCCCTCAGCTACCGCGACTCCGCCCTCAAACGCTCCCTGACCGATGCCGCCGTGGGTGGCGGTCGCACCTGGGGGCCCACCGGCCGCTGGGTGGTGCTGCAGGTGGTCTTTACCGTGCGGCAGGCCACCCTCTCCGCACCCGTGGCCTACAAGCAGCTGGCGCAGGCCCTCGGTGTGAAGTTGGGAGAACGGGCACCCATGCGTGAGGTGCGTGAGGCCGTGCTGGCCTTGCGCAGCTCTAAGGGTATGGTCCTGGACGCCGCTGACTACGACACCTGGAGCGCAGGCTCCTTCTTCACCAACCCGATCCTGGCCGCCTCCGAGGCTGAGGCTCTGCCCGCCGAGGCGCCACGATTCCCCGTGGCCGACTACTCCCGGGCCACCAGTGCGGGAGGCGTGCCTGTGCTGGAGGGGCTGGTTAAGACCTCTGCCGCCTGGCTGATCGACCACGCTGGCTTCGGCAAGGGCTGGGCGGTGGGGGGCGGCACTGATGGCGACGCCGGGCGCGGGGCTGCGGGGGGTGCAGTCGCTCCTGCCGCCAGCCTGTCCACCAAGCATGTTCTGGCCCTGACAAACCGTGGCGGTGCGACCGCCGCCGACCTAATCGCCCTGCGCGACGCCGTCGTGTCCGGTGTGCGTGAGCGCTACGGCGTCACGCTGGTGCCCGAGCCTGTGCACGTCGGCTGGTGA
- a CDS encoding aldose-1-epimerase: MINGELITLNAGEYQAQVASCGGMLVSLTRADRDLVLPFDAEASMPSGWQGKTMLPWPNRIAGSTYTRGGRTFQVACNEPETGAANHGLVSWTDWEVTGIDVDAATFGTLLPASYGYPWSLLVTTRYRLHPICGLSVTTQTICVGAALATDDVVGAPGGLAAGALAAAPYGIAAHPYLSRGVKIDECVLTLPGAKVLEADENLTPTVLRDVEGTEQDWRAGKQIGATRADNAFTGLPQGVWEIRLARAEGGPAVVLSSDSPWAQIYTADHMGRRGLAVEPMTCPANAFNTGESLIELEVGAEHTLAWNLREVD; encoded by the coding sequence ATGATTAACGGAGAGCTAATCACCCTCAACGCTGGCGAGTACCAGGCACAGGTGGCCTCCTGCGGCGGGATGCTCGTGTCCCTGACCCGAGCGGATCGGGACTTGGTGCTCCCCTTCGACGCGGAGGCCAGTATGCCTTCCGGTTGGCAAGGAAAGACCATGCTGCCCTGGCCTAACCGTATCGCTGGGTCCACCTACACCCGGGGCGGGCGCACGTTCCAGGTGGCTTGCAACGAGCCGGAGACGGGCGCCGCCAACCACGGCTTGGTTTCCTGGACTGACTGGGAGGTCACCGGCATAGACGTCGATGCCGCCACCTTCGGGACCCTGCTGCCAGCCTCCTACGGCTACCCGTGGTCGCTGCTGGTAACCACCCGCTACCGTCTGCACCCCATCTGCGGCCTGTCCGTAACCACCCAGACGATCTGCGTGGGCGCAGCCCTGGCCACCGACGACGTCGTGGGCGCCCCCGGGGGCCTAGCCGCTGGCGCGCTCGCGGCCGCTCCCTATGGGATTGCGGCGCACCCGTATCTGAGCCGGGGCGTGAAGATCGACGAGTGCGTGCTGACCTTGCCCGGCGCCAAGGTTCTGGAGGCGGATGAGAACCTGACACCTACCGTTTTGCGGGACGTGGAGGGCACGGAGCAGGACTGGCGGGCGGGCAAGCAGATCGGTGCCACCCGGGCGGACAACGCCTTCACGGGGCTGCCCCAGGGGGTGTGGGAGATCCGCCTGGCTCGTGCTGAGGGCGGCCCCGCCGTCGTGCTGTCCTCTGATAGCCCGTGGGCGCAGATCTACACGGCTGACCACATGGGCCGTCGGGGTCTGGCTGTGGAACCGATGACCTGCCCGGCCAACGCTTTCAACACCGGTGAGAGTCTGATCGAGTTGGAAGTCGGGGCGGAGCACACCTTGGCCTGGAACCTGCGCGAAGTGGACTGA
- a CDS encoding TrkH family potassium uptake protein, which produces MRIAVPTGWRAVATRLNPRSYVDRAARTSPARLALIVFATIIAGITSLLCLPIATANGLAAAPFVDALFQATSAVCVTGLTTVETATYWSTFGQATIIMGSAIGGLGVMTLASVLSLAVSRHVGLTQRLLTASETQSSLGDVGSLLRAVIGTSLGVEVLLTAALLPRFLTLGLPLHKAAWYAVFMSLSIFNNAGFVIMPEGLEPHATDWWMCLPIIIGTFLGAVGFPVILDIVRRRHRPRTWSLHTKLTLTTYSTLSLLTAVSVGAFEWNNPHTLGGMPLHGKLLSALVSSVNSRSSGLATAPTSEMHQTTWFLQDILMFIGGGSASTAGGIKVTTFAVLVLAIIAEARGDQDIEAYGRRIGLSTVRLCVSVVIIGATAVGSATLLLLQLTDLDLDHILFETVSAFATVGLSTGVTPTLPDSAKYVLVALMYIGRVGTMTMASALALRERRRVIRMPEGRPMIG; this is translated from the coding sequence ATGCGCATTGCCGTACCGACCGGCTGGCGGGCCGTCGCCACCAGGCTCAACCCCCGCTCCTACGTGGACCGGGCCGCCCGCACCTCCCCCGCCCGCCTAGCCCTGATCGTCTTCGCCACCATCATCGCGGGCATCACCAGCCTGCTCTGCCTACCTATCGCCACCGCGAACGGACTGGCCGCCGCCCCCTTCGTGGACGCCCTGTTCCAGGCCACCTCCGCCGTCTGCGTCACCGGCCTGACCACCGTGGAGACCGCCACCTACTGGTCCACCTTTGGGCAGGCCACCATCATCATGGGCTCTGCGATCGGCGGCCTAGGCGTCATGACCCTGGCCTCCGTGCTCTCCCTGGCCGTCTCCCGCCACGTGGGCCTGACCCAGCGCCTACTCACCGCCTCCGAAACCCAGTCCTCCTTGGGCGACGTCGGCTCCCTGCTGCGCGCCGTGATCGGCACCTCCCTAGGGGTGGAGGTCCTCCTGACCGCCGCCCTCTTACCCCGCTTCCTGACTCTCGGACTGCCCCTGCACAAGGCGGCCTGGTACGCGGTGTTCATGTCCCTGTCCATCTTCAACAACGCGGGCTTCGTCATCATGCCCGAGGGGCTGGAGCCGCACGCCACCGACTGGTGGATGTGCCTGCCGATCATCATCGGTACCTTCCTGGGCGCCGTAGGCTTCCCCGTGATTCTGGACATCGTGCGGCGCCGCCACCGCCCCCGCACCTGGAGTCTGCACACCAAACTCACCTTGACCACCTACTCCACCCTGAGCCTGCTGACGGCTGTCAGCGTCGGGGCCTTCGAGTGGAACAATCCCCACACGCTCGGGGGGATGCCGCTGCACGGCAAATTGCTCAGTGCCCTGGTCAGCTCAGTGAACTCTCGCTCCTCCGGCCTGGCCACCGCACCGACGTCGGAGATGCATCAGACCACCTGGTTCCTGCAGGACATCCTCATGTTCATCGGTGGTGGCTCGGCTTCCACAGCTGGCGGTATCAAAGTGACCACTTTCGCGGTGCTGGTGCTGGCGATCATCGCGGAGGCGCGCGGTGACCAGGACATCGAGGCCTACGGACGCCGCATCGGCCTGTCTACTGTGCGGCTGTGCGTCTCCGTGGTCATCATCGGGGCGACGGCAGTGGGCTCCGCCACCCTCCTGCTGCTCCAGCTCACGGACCTAGACCTGGACCACATCCTCTTTGAGACGGTTAGCGCTTTCGCCACCGTGGGGTTGTCCACGGGGGTGACACCCACGCTGCCCGACTCCGCCAAGTACGTGCTGGTCGCTCTGATGTACATAGGGCGCGTGGGCACCATGACCATGGCGTCCGCCCTGGCCCTACGTGAACGTCGGCGCGTGATCCGCATGCCTGAGGGACGCCCAATGATCGGCTGA
- a CDS encoding ABC transporter permease: MTVSAPSRPAPARAGRDTLARTRSRLGLPFFLALALTAALLGLSLATGEYSILSHNDGWELFRSVRIPRTIALVLSGAAMSLSGLVMQLITQNRFVEPTTTGTTEWAGLGLLTVMIVAPQATILGRMAVAVGFAFIGTMVFFLLLRRISLRSSLLVPIMGIMLGAVVSAISTFLALQTNSLQSLGVWFQGSFTSVYRGQYEVLWLVLLAVAAVVVLADRLTVAGLGEDVATAVGVSYQQMVLIATALIALATGVVTVVVGSLPFLGLIVPNLVSMVRGDDLRSNLPWVCLSGTALVTVCDLVARTIISPFEVPVSVVLGVIGAAVFIALIVRRTRRGGA, from the coding sequence ATGACCGTTTCCGCACCGTCCCGTCCGGCCCCCGCGCGGGCCGGACGGGACACCCTCGCGCGCACCCGCAGTCGCCTGGGCCTGCCCTTCTTCCTCGCCCTGGCGCTCACTGCCGCCCTGCTGGGCCTGAGCCTGGCCACCGGCGAGTACTCGATCCTGTCTCACAACGACGGCTGGGAGCTGTTCCGCAGCGTGCGCATCCCACGCACGATCGCCCTCGTCCTGTCGGGCGCCGCCATGTCGCTGTCCGGCCTGGTCATGCAGCTCATCACCCAGAACCGCTTCGTCGAGCCCACCACCACGGGCACCACCGAGTGGGCGGGACTGGGCCTGCTCACCGTCATGATCGTGGCCCCGCAGGCCACCATCCTGGGCCGCATGGCGGTCGCCGTCGGCTTCGCCTTCATCGGCACCATGGTCTTCTTCCTGCTGCTGCGCCGGATCTCGCTGCGCTCCTCCCTGCTGGTGCCGATCATGGGCATCATGCTGGGCGCGGTCGTCAGCGCCATCTCCACCTTCCTGGCCCTGCAGACCAACAGCCTGCAATCCCTGGGCGTGTGGTTCCAGGGCTCCTTCACCTCGGTGTACCGCGGTCAGTACGAGGTGCTGTGGCTGGTCCTGCTGGCCGTGGCCGCCGTCGTCGTCCTGGCGGACCGGCTGACCGTCGCAGGCCTGGGCGAGGACGTCGCCACCGCCGTCGGCGTGAGCTACCAGCAGATGGTCCTCATTGCCACCGCACTCATTGCGCTGGCCACCGGGGTGGTGACCGTCGTCGTCGGCTCCCTGCCCTTCCTGGGACTCATCGTGCCCAACCTCGTGTCGATGGTGCGCGGCGACGACCTGCGCTCCAACCTGCCGTGGGTGTGCCTGTCCGGCACCGCCCTGGTGACGGTGTGTGACCTGGTGGCCCGCACGATCATCTCCCCCTTCGAGGTGCCGGTCTCGGTGGTCCTGGGGGTTATCGGGGCCGCCGTCTTCATCGCCCTCATCGTGCGCCGCACCCGCAGGGGTGGGGCATGA
- a CDS encoding potassium channel family protein codes for MPDPSAHNDSTLVIGLGRFGSAVAATLDRLGREVLAVEHDPVIVRQWSGRIPLVEADATDMEALEQLGAVEFGTAVVGLSSSLEASVLITGNLVDLGTPQIWAKATSRAHGRILRRIGAHHVVYPEFDAGQRAAHLVSGRMLDYIEMEKGGFTIVKMHPPAELHGFTIGDAKVRSRYGVTVFGLMSPGEPFEYAQPDTLVSADDVLVVGGDAALLERFANRR; via the coding sequence ATGCCAGACCCCAGCGCCCACAACGACTCGACCTTGGTGATCGGGCTAGGACGCTTCGGCTCCGCCGTGGCCGCCACCTTGGACCGGCTGGGTCGTGAGGTGCTGGCCGTGGAGCACGACCCGGTAATCGTGCGCCAGTGGTCCGGGCGTATCCCCCTGGTGGAGGCCGACGCCACCGACATGGAGGCCCTGGAGCAGCTGGGCGCCGTCGAGTTTGGCACCGCCGTGGTGGGCCTATCCTCCTCCCTGGAGGCCTCCGTGCTGATCACCGGCAACCTGGTGGACCTGGGCACACCCCAGATCTGGGCCAAGGCCACCAGCCGCGCGCACGGACGCATCCTGCGGCGCATTGGCGCCCACCACGTCGTCTACCCGGAGTTCGATGCCGGGCAGCGCGCCGCCCACCTGGTCTCCGGACGCATGCTCGACTACATCGAGATGGAGAAGGGCGGCTTCACGATCGTGAAGATGCACCCGCCGGCCGAACTGCACGGTTTCACCATCGGTGACGCCAAGGTCCGCTCCCGCTACGGGGTTACGGTCTTCGGTCTGATGAGCCCCGGCGAGCCCTTCGAGTACGCCCAGCCGGACACCCTGGTCAGTGCCGACGACGTGCTAGTGGTCGGCGGCGACGCCGCCCTCCTGGAGCGCTTCGCCAACCGGCGCTGA
- a CDS encoding ABC transporter ATP-binding protein, which translates to MISLSKVAKVYISSGDTVRIGPVDLDIPAGGITAFIGPNGAGKSTLLTMTGRLLGLDEGVITVAGLDVSTTRSSQLAKVLSILRQENHFVSRLTVRQLVGFGRFPYSHGRLTADDEEIISRYIDFLALTELEGRYLDELSGGQRQRAYVGMVLCQETDYVLLDEPLNNLDIAHSVEMMQHLERAAREFGRTILVVLHDVNIAARYAERIVALKDGKVAYSGTPAEIMRDEVLSDVFGTPLTVIEGPAGPLACTC; encoded by the coding sequence GTGATCAGCCTGAGCAAGGTCGCCAAGGTCTACATCTCCTCGGGCGACACCGTGCGCATCGGGCCGGTGGACCTGGACATCCCGGCTGGCGGGATCACAGCCTTCATTGGCCCCAATGGTGCGGGCAAGTCCACCCTGCTGACGATGACGGGGCGGTTGCTGGGCCTGGATGAGGGGGTCATCACCGTGGCGGGGCTGGACGTGTCCACCACCCGTTCCTCCCAGCTGGCCAAGGTGCTGTCCATCCTGCGTCAGGAGAACCACTTCGTCTCCCGGCTCACCGTGCGCCAGCTGGTGGGCTTCGGGCGCTTCCCCTATTCGCACGGGCGGCTGACGGCCGATGACGAGGAGATCATCTCGCGCTACATCGATTTCTTGGCGCTGACCGAGCTGGAGGGGCGTTACCTCGACGAGCTCTCGGGCGGGCAGCGGCAGCGGGCCTATGTGGGGATGGTGCTGTGCCAGGAGACCGACTACGTGCTGCTGGATGAGCCGCTCAACAACCTCGACATCGCCCACAGTGTGGAGATGATGCAGCACCTTGAGCGGGCGGCCCGCGAGTTCGGTCGCACGATCCTCGTGGTGCTGCATGACGTCAACATCGCGGCGCGCTACGCCGAGCGCATCGTCGCCCTCAAGGACGGCAAGGTGGCCTACAGCGGCACGCCCGCCGAGATCATGCGCGATGAGGTCCTCTCCGATGTCTTTGGCACGCCGCTGACGGTGATCGAGGGGCCCGCCGGGCCGCTGGCCTGCACCTGCTGA
- a CDS encoding siderophore ABC transporter substrate-binding protein: protein MTTTRRSFVALSVSTATALTLAACSGSNDAASGTSPTNVAASAPGTQGATQASAAPTSATIATNTGDVKVTLPTKRPVCLDNRSFEILATWGVSLVAAPKPLIPATVTAFNGEDVANIGNHREPNLEALVAAEPDVIISGQRFSQFNKDIATLTQGTPLIDLEPRDGENFTSELVRHVTGLGEVFSKQDEAKAIVDAFHKATDKAKAAYDGTSKVMTVNVSGGEIGYIAPHVGRTFGPVFDMLGLKPALEVAGATNDHEGDDISVEAIAESNPDWIFVLDRDAAIKSAKDSYTPAEQVIAGNAALQNVKAVSSGHIVYAPADTYTNESILTYTEIMDSIAAAFSGAKG from the coding sequence ATGACCACCACCCGCCGCAGCTTCGTCGCCCTGTCCGTCTCGACGGCCACCGCCCTGACCCTGGCAGCCTGTTCCGGGTCCAACGACGCCGCGTCCGGGACCTCACCGACCAACGTCGCGGCCTCAGCACCGGGCACCCAAGGCGCCACCCAGGCTTCCGCCGCCCCGACCTCTGCCACCATCGCCACCAACACCGGCGACGTCAAGGTGACCCTGCCGACCAAGCGCCCCGTCTGCCTGGACAACCGCTCCTTCGAGATCCTGGCGACCTGGGGCGTGAGCCTGGTGGCCGCCCCCAAGCCGCTCATCCCCGCCACCGTCACCGCCTTCAACGGCGAGGACGTCGCCAACATCGGAAACCACCGCGAGCCGAACCTTGAGGCCCTGGTCGCCGCCGAGCCCGACGTCATCATCTCCGGTCAGCGCTTCAGCCAGTTCAACAAGGACATCGCCACCCTCACCCAGGGCACGCCCCTGATCGACCTTGAGCCGCGCGACGGCGAGAACTTCACCTCCGAACTCGTGCGCCACGTCACCGGCCTGGGCGAGGTCTTCTCCAAGCAGGACGAGGCAAAAGCCATCGTGGACGCCTTCCACAAGGCCACCGACAAGGCCAAGGCCGCCTACGACGGCACCTCCAAGGTCATGACCGTCAACGTCTCGGGCGGCGAGATCGGCTACATCGCCCCCCACGTGGGCCGAACCTTCGGTCCGGTCTTCGACATGCTCGGCCTCAAGCCCGCCCTGGAGGTCGCTGGCGCCACCAATGACCACGAGGGCGACGACATCTCCGTCGAGGCCATCGCCGAGTCCAACCCCGACTGGATCTTCGTCCTGGACCGCGACGCCGCCATCAAGTCCGCCAAGGACAGCTACACCCCCGCCGAGCAAGTCATCGCTGGCAACGCCGCCCTGCAGAACGTCAAGGCTGTGTCCTCCGGCCACATCGTGTACGCCCCGGCGGACACTTACACCAACGAGTCGATCCTCACCTACACCGAGATCATGGACTCCATCGCCGCGGCCTTCTCGGGCGCAAAAGGCTGA
- a CDS encoding helix-turn-helix domain-containing protein, giving the protein MPSGLPTSAAPAFYTVAEVAAILRVSKMTVYRMVHSGELVAMQVGRSFRVPQRAVEDYLSAGLGDWGHGDQAVTGS; this is encoded by the coding sequence ATGCCTTCGGGTCTGCCTACTTCTGCGGCTCCTGCCTTCTACACCGTGGCCGAGGTGGCCGCGATCCTGCGAGTCTCCAAGATGACCGTGTACCGCATGGTTCACTCTGGTGAGCTGGTGGCTATGCAGGTTGGCCGTTCCTTCCGGGTGCCGCAACGCGCCGTTGAGGACTACCTGTCTGCCGGGCTGGGTGACTGGGGCCACGGGGATCAGGCGGTCACCGGCTCTTGA
- the tkt gene encoding transketolase, whose translation MPTETLTITDLDLQAIATAKALTADAVERTGSGHPGAAISLAGVAHLLYQHEMRLDPADPHWLGRDRFVLSIGHASMLQYCQLLMAGFGLEVEDLKHLRQWGSLTPGHPERGHTAGVETTTGPLGAGFSNAVGMAMAARRQHGILDGATAPGESVFDHFVYTIMGDGCMQEGVTAEAASLAGTQQLGNLIAIYDDNDISIEGSTNIAYTADSSAEFAAYGWQVLDVDWTHGGQEYSEDLHALHEALVAARAETKRPTLVRLHTVIAWPCPTKAGSASSHGAKLGAQEVAGLKHNLGLDPQQDFFMPAGLLEALRERAAARAAAARQDWDARFAVWQQSNPQQAALLERLQAGDLPSDFDAVLPRFTLGESLATRVASGKTLAALAPVMPELWGGSADLGGSNNTTMVGEPSFLPPELAQTEGDGPYGRTLHFGVREHAMGSVLNGISLDGLTRPYGGTFLVFADYMRPAVRLAALMGLPTVFVWSHDSIGVGEDGPTHQPIEHVASLRAIPGLDVVRPGDANETVAAWAQVLGHRDRPAGLVLTRQNVPVVVEAQAALAGVPKGAYVVAEAAGVDGAQVAPRLVLVATGSELAVALGARGLLQEQGVPTRVVSAPCLEWFMQQEETYRAAVLPPDAVKVSVEAGIAMGWREYVGDDGAIVSLDHFGASAPGSELFERYGFTAENVAGVAKEALAQK comes from the coding sequence ATGCCCACCGAGACCCTGACCATCACGGATCTCGACCTCCAAGCCATCGCCACCGCCAAGGCCCTGACCGCCGATGCCGTCGAGCGGACCGGATCCGGTCACCCCGGTGCCGCCATCTCCCTGGCGGGCGTGGCCCACCTGCTCTACCAGCACGAGATGCGCCTAGACCCCGCCGACCCGCACTGGTTGGGACGCGACCGCTTCGTGCTGTCCATCGGGCACGCCTCCATGCTCCAGTACTGCCAACTCCTCATGGCGGGCTTCGGCCTGGAGGTGGAGGACCTCAAACACCTGCGCCAGTGGGGCTCCCTCACCCCCGGTCACCCCGAGCGCGGCCACACCGCCGGAGTGGAGACCACCACCGGGCCGCTGGGGGCAGGCTTCTCCAACGCGGTGGGCATGGCCATGGCTGCCCGCCGTCAGCACGGCATCCTGGACGGCGCCACCGCCCCCGGGGAATCAGTCTTCGACCACTTCGTGTACACGATCATGGGAGACGGCTGCATGCAGGAGGGCGTGACGGCGGAGGCCGCCTCCCTGGCTGGCACTCAGCAGCTCGGCAACCTGATCGCTATCTACGACGACAATGACATCTCCATCGAGGGCAGCACCAACATCGCCTACACCGCCGACTCCTCCGCCGAGTTCGCGGCCTACGGCTGGCAGGTGCTGGACGTAGACTGGACCCACGGCGGCCAGGAGTACTCCGAGGACCTGCACGCCCTGCACGAGGCCCTGGTGGCGGCCCGCGCCGAGACCAAGAGGCCCACCCTGGTGCGGCTGCACACCGTGATCGCCTGGCCCTGCCCCACCAAGGCCGGTTCCGCCTCCTCCCACGGCGCCAAGCTGGGGGCACAGGAAGTTGCGGGGCTCAAACACAACCTGGGGCTGGACCCACAGCAGGACTTCTTCATGCCCGCAGGCCTGCTGGAGGCCCTGCGGGAGCGGGCCGCTGCCCGGGCCGCCGCCGCCCGTCAGGACTGGGACGCCCGCTTCGCCGTCTGGCAGCAGAGCAACCCACAGCAGGCAGCCCTCCTGGAGCGCCTACAGGCTGGCGACTTGCCCAGCGACTTCGACGCCGTCCTGCCCCGCTTCACCCTGGGCGAGTCCCTGGCCACCCGGGTGGCCTCCGGCAAGACCCTAGCCGCCCTGGCCCCCGTCATGCCTGAGCTGTGGGGCGGCTCAGCGGACCTGGGAGGCTCCAACAACACCACCATGGTCGGGGAGCCTTCCTTCCTGCCCCCGGAGCTGGCCCAGACGGAGGGGGACGGCCCCTACGGACGCACCCTGCACTTCGGGGTGCGGGAGCATGCGATGGGTTCGGTCCTCAACGGTATCTCCCTGGACGGGCTAACCCGCCCCTACGGCGGCACCTTCCTGGTCTTTGCCGACTACATGCGCCCGGCGGTGCGCCTAGCCGCACTCATGGGACTGCCCACGGTGTTCGTGTGGTCCCACGACTCCATTGGGGTGGGCGAGGACGGCCCCACCCACCAGCCGATCGAGCACGTGGCTTCGCTGCGGGCCATCCCCGGCCTGGACGTGGTACGGCCTGGCGACGCCAACGAGACCGTGGCCGCCTGGGCGCAGGTGCTGGGTCATCGGGACCGGCCTGCCGGGCTGGTGCTGACGCGCCAGAACGTGCCGGTGGTCGTGGAGGCGCAGGCGGCCCTGGCAGGCGTGCCCAAGGGGGCCTACGTGGTGGCGGAGGCTGCGGGCGTTGACGGCGCTCAGGTGGCGCCCCGGCTGGTGCTCGTGGCTACCGGATCGGAGCTGGCCGTGGCCCTGGGCGCGCGCGGGCTACTGCAAGAGCAAGGTGTGCCCACACGGGTGGTCTCGGCCCCCTGCCTGGAGTGGTTCATGCAGCAGGAGGAGACCTACCGTGCCGCCGTGCTGCCGCCCGACGCCGTGAAGGTCAGTGTGGAGGCAGGTATCGCTATGGGCTGGCGCGAGTACGTGGGAGACGACGGCGCGATCGTATCCCTGGACCACTTTGGGGCCTCCGCCCCGGGCAGTGAACTCTTTGAGCGCTACGGCTTCACGGCGGAAAACGTCGCGGGCGTGGCTAAGGAGGCGCTCGCCCAGAAGTAA
- a CDS encoding iron chelate uptake ABC transporter family permease subunit produces the protein MSTTHALPTRPSEPDSTTRRRPSYGSGAFPTASARHRWWLTFLVVTTLALLFCLGLLAWGNPLEPGTRGFWLIAQRRANAVVAMLIVAVCQAMATVAFQTVTGNRILTPSIMGFEALYRAIHTSTVFFLGAAGLTAARTTTTFVGQLVLMVALCLALYSWLLTSRGATLHAMLLLGVVIGAGLGSVAAFMQRLLTPSEFDVLTARLFGSVNNANPDYYPIAIPVVTAGVVALAVWSRRLNVLALGRETATNLGMSHRRWSVAVLVVVSVLMATSTALVGPMTFLGFLVSTLAYQFSGTFDHRYVLPMAVSLGVLVLTGAYFLMHHVFAAQGVVSIIIELVGGLTFLVVILRKGRL, from the coding sequence ATGAGCACCACTCACGCACTGCCCACCCGGCCGTCCGAGCCGGACTCCACCACCCGCCGTCGGCCCTCTTACGGCTCCGGGGCATTTCCGACGGCGTCCGCCCGGCACCGCTGGTGGCTGACCTTCCTGGTGGTGACCACGCTCGCCCTGCTGTTCTGCCTCGGCCTGCTGGCCTGGGGCAACCCCCTGGAGCCCGGCACGCGCGGTTTCTGGCTCATCGCGCAGCGGCGCGCCAACGCCGTGGTCGCCATGCTTATCGTCGCCGTGTGCCAGGCCATGGCCACCGTGGCCTTCCAGACGGTGACGGGCAACCGGATCCTCACGCCGTCGATCATGGGTTTTGAGGCCCTGTACCGCGCGATCCACACCTCGACCGTGTTCTTCCTGGGGGCGGCGGGCCTGACCGCGGCCCGCACGACGACGACCTTCGTGGGTCAGCTGGTGCTCATGGTCGCCCTGTGCCTGGCGCTGTACTCCTGGCTGCTCACCAGCCGGGGGGCCACGCTGCACGCCATGCTGCTGCTGGGCGTCGTCATCGGCGCTGGCCTAGGGTCGGTGGCCGCCTTCATGCAGCGTTTACTCACGCCAAGTGAGTTCGACGTGCTTACCGCACGCCTGTTCGGCTCTGTCAACAACGCCAACCCCGACTACTACCCGATCGCCATCCCCGTAGTGACGGCGGGAGTGGTCGCCCTGGCCGTGTGGTCGCGGCGGCTCAACGTCCTGGCGCTCGGGCGCGAGACGGCGACGAACCTGGGGATGAGCCACCGGCGCTGGAGCGTGGCCGTGCTGGTGGTGGTCTCGGTCCTCATGGCCACCTCAACGGCCCTGGTGGGGCCCATGACCTTCCTGGGTTTCCTCGTCTCGACGCTCGCCTACCAGTTCTCGGGCACCTTCGATCACCGTTACGTGCTGCCGATGGCCGTGTCCCTGGGGGTGCTGGTACTCACCGGCGCCTACTTCCTCATGCACCACGTCTTTGCCGCCCAGGGCGTGGTGTCCATCATCATCGAGCTCGTGGGCGGGCTCACTTTCCTCGTTGTCATCCTGCGGAAGGGGCGCCTGTGA
- a CDS encoding 30S ribosomal protein bS22: MGSVIKKRRKRMAKKKHRKLLRKTRHQRRNKK; the protein is encoded by the coding sequence ATGGGATCCGTCATCAAGAAGCGCCGTAAGCGCATGGCCAAGAAGAAGCACCGCAAGCTTCTACGCAAGACCCGTCACCAGCGTCGTAACAAGAAGTGA